A region from the Cryptosporangium arvum DSM 44712 genome encodes:
- a CDS encoding choline/carnitine O-acyltransferase, with protein sequence MTRTFANEDHLPRSPLPTLEDSCARFLDWCAPLLTAEQRAATEASVTEFLGGSGRTLHAALEKYDASEGVHSWLDTFWPYRYLGRRDRIALNANFFFLFRDAPLGQVERATALIAGALAFKQAVDAEELPPAVVRGVPQTMEQNKYLFSTTRIPGAVQDTVRGPYGKGWDGPSTARHILVLHRGTIYRLDVVGHTLDEIAAGLRAVLAGGRRTEYPVGHLTTKARAEWAADRRALDPALLDEVESALFCVCLEDLTPASDLEAADQLLHGDSGNRWFDKAVSFVVFADGRAGINVEHCELDGTTILGFTDFVLSYAPDDYAETPQGVPVARPLEFALDDAQRAAVRDAAASFADYAAATATTVLTFTDFGSDRAKSLRMSPDAFLQMTYQLAHRRAKGVTGATYESIGTRQYQWGRTEAMRVVTPEAVAFVDTMEDPAAGDARKRDAFRAAAEAHVRRATECRLGRAPEQHLWELQLIQRRRGAELGVDTEPALFSTPGWLIMRDDYLSTSSAPSTSIDYFGFGSTSSTCIGVGYVLLPDRVAIHLSTPRAVEDGMAAFAAQLGVAVRELTALLEG encoded by the coding sequence GTGACCCGCACCTTCGCCAACGAGGATCACCTCCCCCGCTCGCCGTTGCCCACGCTGGAGGACAGCTGCGCCCGGTTCCTGGACTGGTGCGCGCCGCTGCTGACCGCGGAGCAGCGCGCGGCCACCGAGGCGTCGGTGACCGAGTTCCTGGGCGGCTCCGGGCGCACGCTCCACGCCGCGCTGGAGAAGTACGACGCGAGCGAAGGCGTGCACAGCTGGCTGGACACCTTCTGGCCCTACCGCTACCTGGGCCGGCGCGACCGCATCGCGCTCAACGCCAACTTCTTCTTCCTCTTCCGCGACGCCCCGCTCGGCCAGGTGGAGCGGGCGACCGCGCTCATCGCCGGAGCCCTGGCGTTCAAACAGGCGGTCGACGCCGAGGAGCTGCCACCCGCGGTCGTGCGTGGGGTGCCGCAGACCATGGAGCAGAACAAGTACCTGTTCTCGACCACGCGGATCCCCGGCGCGGTGCAGGACACCGTCCGCGGGCCGTACGGCAAGGGGTGGGACGGCCCGTCCACGGCCCGGCACATCCTGGTGCTCCACCGCGGCACGATCTACCGGCTCGACGTCGTCGGGCACACCCTGGACGAGATCGCCGCCGGTCTGCGCGCGGTGCTGGCCGGCGGGCGGCGGACCGAGTACCCGGTCGGGCACCTCACGACGAAGGCCCGCGCCGAGTGGGCGGCCGACCGGCGGGCCCTGGACCCGGCGTTGCTGGACGAGGTCGAGAGCGCGTTGTTCTGCGTCTGCCTGGAGGACCTGACGCCGGCCTCCGATCTGGAGGCGGCCGACCAGCTGCTGCACGGCGACAGCGGCAACCGCTGGTTCGACAAAGCGGTGTCGTTCGTCGTGTTCGCCGACGGCCGGGCCGGGATCAACGTCGAGCACTGCGAGCTCGACGGCACCACGATCCTCGGGTTCACCGACTTCGTGCTGAGCTACGCGCCGGACGACTACGCGGAGACGCCGCAGGGGGTCCCGGTCGCGCGTCCGCTCGAGTTCGCGCTGGACGACGCGCAGCGCGCGGCGGTGCGCGACGCGGCGGCCTCGTTCGCCGACTACGCCGCGGCCACCGCGACGACCGTGCTGACGTTCACCGACTTCGGCTCCGACCGGGCCAAGAGCCTGCGGATGTCGCCGGACGCGTTCCTGCAGATGACCTATCAGCTGGCCCATCGGCGCGCGAAGGGCGTCACCGGGGCCACCTACGAGTCGATCGGCACCCGGCAGTACCAGTGGGGCCGCACCGAGGCCATGCGGGTGGTCACCCCGGAGGCCGTGGCGTTCGTCGACACGATGGAGGATCCGGCCGCCGGGGACGCCCGGAAGCGCGACGCGTTCCGTGCGGCGGCCGAGGCCCACGTGCGGCGGGCGACGGAGTGCCGGCTCGGGCGGGCCCCGGAGCAGCACCTCTGGGAGCTGCAGCTGATCCAGCGGCGGCGCGGCGCCGAGCTCGGCGTCGACACCGAGCCCGCCCTGTTCTCCACGCCCGGCTGGCTGATCATGCGCGACGACTACCTGAGCACGAGCTCGGCTCCGTCGACGTCGATCGACTACTTCGGGTTCGGGTCGACGAGCAGCACGTGCATCGGCGTCGGCTACGTGCTGCTGCCGGACCGGGTGGCGATCCACCTCAGCACGCCTCGCGCGGTGGAGGACGGCATGGCCGCGTTCGCCGCGCAGCTCGGCGTCGCGGTGCGTGAACTCACCGCGCTACTCGAGGGTTAG
- a CDS encoding class I SAM-dependent methyltransferase, with protein MTSDETGKVSFDHIYSRPDPRPFFRTLREFEYGIPGVAAPRFARLFAEYRAARDVATPRVLDLGCSYGVNAALLRCDVTLAELYDRYTAVGGTRAALLAADRALVRSRPRPERAWFTGLDPSAPALEYAVAAGFLDDAVHADLEAGEPEEAQRARIAGTDLVISTGCIGYVTEKTLLRIVDAAGDRRPWMAHYCLRMFPYDAIAGHLDDLGYDTAPIGEPVRQRRFATADERSSVLDRLSELGVDPAGRETDGWFYAQLHISRPRREP; from the coding sequence GTGACGAGCGACGAGACCGGCAAAGTTTCCTTCGACCACATCTACTCGCGTCCCGACCCGCGGCCGTTCTTCCGGACGCTGCGCGAGTTCGAGTACGGCATCCCGGGCGTGGCCGCGCCGCGGTTCGCCCGCCTGTTTGCCGAGTACCGCGCCGCGCGGGACGTCGCCACCCCGAGGGTGCTCGACCTGGGGTGCTCGTACGGCGTCAACGCCGCTCTGCTGCGCTGCGACGTCACGCTCGCCGAGCTGTATGACCGATACACCGCGGTCGGCGGGACCCGCGCCGCGCTGCTGGCCGCCGACCGGGCGCTCGTGCGGTCGCGTCCCCGGCCGGAGCGGGCCTGGTTCACCGGACTGGACCCGTCCGCCCCGGCGCTCGAGTACGCGGTCGCCGCCGGTTTCCTCGACGACGCGGTCCACGCCGACCTGGAGGCCGGTGAACCGGAGGAGGCGCAGCGGGCCCGGATCGCCGGCACCGACCTGGTGATCTCCACCGGCTGCATCGGCTACGTGACCGAGAAGACGCTGCTGCGGATCGTCGACGCGGCCGGGGACCGTCGGCCGTGGATGGCGCACTACTGCCTGCGGATGTTCCCCTACGATGCGATCGCCGGTCACCTCGACGACCTCGGGTACGACACGGCGCCGATCGGCGAACCGGTCCGGCAGCGGAGGTTCGCCACCGCCGACGAGCGGTCGTCCGTCCTGGACCGCCTGTCCGAGCTGGGCGTCGACCCAGCCGGCCGGGAGACCGACGGTTGGTTCTACGCCCAGCTGCACATCTCGCGCCCCCGGAGAGAGCCGTGA
- a CDS encoding HalD/BesD family halogenase, giving the protein MWDTERYPLHEPGSASWRDVISTVHAELAAHGCSVLPDFVRPELHETLRAEGASVAPLAHYDVETVNVYNIALDESLPADHPARIPMRRENAFTARDLIPPDALIQRLYTDADFQRFLAACFGKPRIHELADPLAGLCLNVVAPGRGHPWHFDTNEFAVSLLTQAPEGGGVFEYCPEIRTARAENFGDVRAVIEGRGRPPRRLTLRPGDLQLFRGRFAMHRVTTVTGTRPRHTAIFSYTERPGVIGSAARTRQLFGRTLAAHEAGATVRGDQLLD; this is encoded by the coding sequence GTGTGGGACACCGAGCGTTATCCCCTGCACGAACCCGGCAGTGCGAGCTGGCGGGACGTCATCAGCACGGTCCACGCCGAGCTCGCCGCGCACGGCTGCAGCGTGCTCCCCGATTTCGTCCGGCCGGAGCTGCACGAGACCCTGCGGGCCGAGGGCGCGTCGGTGGCGCCGCTCGCCCACTACGACGTCGAGACGGTGAACGTCTACAACATCGCGCTCGACGAGTCGCTGCCCGCCGACCACCCGGCGCGCATCCCGATGCGCCGGGAGAACGCGTTCACCGCCCGCGACCTGATCCCGCCCGACGCGCTCATCCAGCGCCTCTACACCGACGCGGACTTCCAGCGCTTCCTCGCGGCCTGCTTCGGCAAGCCGCGGATCCACGAGCTCGCGGACCCGCTGGCCGGGTTGTGCCTGAACGTGGTGGCGCCCGGCCGGGGCCATCCGTGGCACTTCGACACCAACGAGTTCGCGGTCAGCCTGCTCACCCAGGCACCGGAGGGCGGCGGCGTGTTCGAGTACTGCCCGGAGATCCGCACCGCCCGGGCCGAGAACTTCGGCGACGTGCGCGCGGTCATCGAGGGCCGCGGGCGGCCGCCGCGCCGGCTCACGCTGCGCCCCGGGGACCTGCAGCTGTTCCGCGGGCGGTTCGCGATGCACCGGGTGACCACGGTGACCGGCACCCGGCCACGGCACACCGCGATCTTCTCCTACACCGAGCGTCCCGGGGTCATCGGCAGCGCGGCGCGCACCCGGCAGCTCTTCGGCCGCACGCTGGCCGCCCACGAGGCCGGCGCGACCGTCCGCGGTGACCAGTTACTCGACTGA
- a CDS encoding LLM class flavin-dependent oxidoreductase gives MAAKEYGIFLPIGSGGWMLSTTAPHPEATYAYNKRAARHAEAIGLDFIMSMAKWRGFGGTTDHWGESLESITMMSALAEATERVKIWATVHANVHNPGIAAKMFTTLQQISGGRAGMNIVNGAYAAEFVQYDLWSDLSKEDRYRMTAEWTEAVLRLWSEHSVTLDGEFYTLRDAESRPHPEVRPTIISAGQSPAGRAFQAAYADGAFLSANSLEDMRDFSRDVHRKAADAGRDVKTYSMLMVVQDETDAGAAEKVRRWSEGLDREALAAMRESWGFPEDRARAWAEGATGSAVFQTPYVSGSADTVVEHIRTIVTEAELDGLMLIFPEYDQDMLLFGETVLPVLRKLDAD, from the coding sequence GTGGCCGCCAAGGAGTACGGGATCTTCCTGCCGATCGGCAGCGGCGGCTGGATGCTCTCCACCACCGCTCCGCATCCGGAGGCCACCTACGCCTACAACAAGCGCGCCGCGAGGCACGCGGAAGCCATCGGGCTCGACTTCATCATGTCGATGGCGAAGTGGCGCGGGTTCGGCGGCACCACCGACCACTGGGGCGAGAGCCTCGAGTCGATAACGATGATGTCGGCGCTCGCCGAGGCCACCGAGCGCGTCAAGATCTGGGCGACGGTGCACGCGAATGTCCACAACCCGGGCATCGCCGCGAAGATGTTCACCACGCTGCAGCAGATCTCCGGGGGTCGCGCCGGGATGAACATCGTCAACGGCGCCTATGCGGCGGAGTTCGTCCAGTACGACCTGTGGAGCGACCTCTCGAAGGAGGATCGCTACCGGATGACCGCCGAGTGGACCGAGGCGGTGCTGCGGCTCTGGTCCGAGCACAGCGTCACGCTCGACGGCGAGTTCTACACGCTGCGTGACGCCGAGTCCCGTCCGCACCCCGAGGTGCGCCCGACGATCATCAGCGCCGGCCAGTCCCCGGCCGGACGGGCGTTCCAAGCCGCGTACGCCGACGGCGCGTTCCTGTCGGCGAACTCGCTGGAGGACATGCGCGACTTCTCCCGCGACGTCCACCGGAAGGCCGCCGACGCCGGGCGGGACGTGAAGACGTACTCGATGCTGATGGTCGTGCAGGACGAGACCGACGCCGGCGCGGCCGAGAAGGTACGCCGCTGGAGCGAGGGCCTCGACCGCGAGGCGCTCGCCGCGATGCGTGAGTCCTGGGGCTTCCCCGAGGACCGGGCCCGCGCCTGGGCCGAGGGCGCGACCGGCTCGGCCGTGTTCCAGACGCCGTACGTCAGCGGCTCCGCCGACACGGTCGTCGAGCACATCCGCACGATCGTCACCGAGGCCGAGCTCGACGGGCTGATGCTGATCTTCCCGGAGTACGACCAGGACATGCTGCTCTTCGGCGAGACCGTTCTGCCCGTGCTCCGGAAACTCGACGCCGACTAG